Proteins found in one Parasteatoda tepidariorum isolate YZ-2023 chromosome 7, CAS_Ptep_4.0, whole genome shotgun sequence genomic segment:
- the LOC107450641 gene encoding putative phosphatidate phosphatase isoform X2: MSKQNLWSNSQEQKYGTFNPFTMETNARSQNVTLKVCIDVILLSIFASFLALFYHYLTPYRRGFFCDDESILYPKRQETISDQKLWCISVLVPVALIVLTEAYRYYRKTDVTQDNDIYFLGWKVPFMYQRVYVYTGIFLFGIIMAELVANYMKILIGRFRPSFLVMCKPDFNCSNAEYPHFYVENFSCTNKDLDDEEDLRKSFPSGHSSVSTFAMLYVALYLQKRLEITTSFLVKPFIQLLLLMLAVFICFSRIRDYKHHWDDVAAGFILGFTICLVMIFTQTDLFKKQTQNNIEITKGSQT, encoded by the exons atgagcAAGCAAAATTTATGGTCT AACTCTCAAGAACAAAAGTACGGCACATTTAATCC GTTTACTATGGAAACAAATGCGAGGAGTCAAAATGTCACCTTAAAAGTCTGCATAGATGTAATTCTACTTTCAATAT ttgCATCATTTTTAGCCTTGTTTTATCATTACTTAACACCTTATAGAAGAGGATTTTTCTGCGATGATGAGAGCATCTTGTATCCAAAGAGACAAGAAACAATCTCAGACCAAAAACTCTGGTGTATTTCTGTATTAGTTCCTGTAGCATTG aTAGTTTTAACAGAAGCATACAGATATTACAGAAAAACTGACGTAACACAAGacaatgacatttattttttgggaTGGAAAGTTCCATTTATGTACCAGAGAGTGTATGTATATactggaatttttctttttggcaTCATCATGGCAGAATTAGTCGCCAATTACATGAAAATCCTAATTGGAAGATTTCGACCTTCATTTCTAGTGATGTGTAAGCCAGATTTCAATTGCAGCAATGCTGAATATCCACActtttatgttgaaaatttcTCTTGCACAAACAAGGATTTGGATGACGAAGAAGATCTGAG GAAATCCTTTCCCTCTGGCCATTCATCTGTTTCAACATTTGCTATGCTTTATGTAGCA cTGTACCTTCAAAAACGCTTAGAAATTACTACAAGTTTTTTGGTAAAGCCATTTATTCAGCTTCTATTACTCATGTTGGCTGTTTTCATCTGCTTTTCAAGAATTCGAGATTACAAGCATCATTGGGATGATGTTGCAGCAGGCTTTATATTAGGCTTCACAATTTGTCTTGTCATG aTCTTCACTCAAACCgatctgtttaaaaaacaaactcagAATAATATCGAAATTACAAAAGGTTCccaaacataa
- the LOC107450641 gene encoding phospholipid phosphatase 3 isoform X5 has protein sequence METNARSQNVTLKVCIDVILLSIFASFLALFYHYLTPYRRGFFCDDESILYPKRQETISDQKLWCISVLVPVALIVLTEAYRYYRKTDVTQDNDIYFLGWKVPFMYQRVYVYTGIFLFGIIMAELVANYMKILIGRFRPSFLVMCKPDFNCSNAEYPHFYVENFSCTNKDLDDEEDLRKSFPSGHSSVSTFAMLYVALYLQKRLEITTSFLVKPFIQLLLLMLAVFICFSRIRDYKHHWDDVAAGFILGFTICLVMIFTQTDLFKKQTQNNIEITKGSQT, from the exons ATGGAAACAAATGCGAGGAGTCAAAATGTCACCTTAAAAGTCTGCATAGATGTAATTCTACTTTCAATAT ttgCATCATTTTTAGCCTTGTTTTATCATTACTTAACACCTTATAGAAGAGGATTTTTCTGCGATGATGAGAGCATCTTGTATCCAAAGAGACAAGAAACAATCTCAGACCAAAAACTCTGGTGTATTTCTGTATTAGTTCCTGTAGCATTG aTAGTTTTAACAGAAGCATACAGATATTACAGAAAAACTGACGTAACACAAGacaatgacatttattttttgggaTGGAAAGTTCCATTTATGTACCAGAGAGTGTATGTATATactggaatttttctttttggcaTCATCATGGCAGAATTAGTCGCCAATTACATGAAAATCCTAATTGGAAGATTTCGACCTTCATTTCTAGTGATGTGTAAGCCAGATTTCAATTGCAGCAATGCTGAATATCCACActtttatgttgaaaatttcTCTTGCACAAACAAGGATTTGGATGACGAAGAAGATCTGAG GAAATCCTTTCCCTCTGGCCATTCATCTGTTTCAACATTTGCTATGCTTTATGTAGCA cTGTACCTTCAAAAACGCTTAGAAATTACTACAAGTTTTTTGGTAAAGCCATTTATTCAGCTTCTATTACTCATGTTGGCTGTTTTCATCTGCTTTTCAAGAATTCGAGATTACAAGCATCATTGGGATGATGTTGCAGCAGGCTTTATATTAGGCTTCACAATTTGTCTTGTCATG aTCTTCACTCAAACCgatctgtttaaaaaacaaactcagAATAATATCGAAATTACAAAAGGTTCccaaacataa
- the LOC107450641 gene encoding phospholipid phosphatase 3 isoform X3: protein MSLEINQIKLSKSHGKYRFTMETNARSQNVTLKVCIDVILLSIFASFLALFYHYLTPYRRGFFCDDESILYPKRQETISDQKLWCISVLVPVALIVLTEAYRYYRKTDVTQDNDIYFLGWKVPFMYQRVYVYTGIFLFGIIMAELVANYMKILIGRFRPSFLVMCKPDFNCSNAEYPHFYVENFSCTNKDLDDEEDLRKSFPSGHSSVSTFAMLYVALYLQKRLEITTSFLVKPFIQLLLLMLAVFICFSRIRDYKHHWDDVAAGFILGFTICLVMIFTQTDLFKKQTQNNIEITKGSQT from the exons ATGTCGTTggaaattaatcaaattaaacttAGTAAATCTCATGGTAAGTACAG GTTTACTATGGAAACAAATGCGAGGAGTCAAAATGTCACCTTAAAAGTCTGCATAGATGTAATTCTACTTTCAATAT ttgCATCATTTTTAGCCTTGTTTTATCATTACTTAACACCTTATAGAAGAGGATTTTTCTGCGATGATGAGAGCATCTTGTATCCAAAGAGACAAGAAACAATCTCAGACCAAAAACTCTGGTGTATTTCTGTATTAGTTCCTGTAGCATTG aTAGTTTTAACAGAAGCATACAGATATTACAGAAAAACTGACGTAACACAAGacaatgacatttattttttgggaTGGAAAGTTCCATTTATGTACCAGAGAGTGTATGTATATactggaatttttctttttggcaTCATCATGGCAGAATTAGTCGCCAATTACATGAAAATCCTAATTGGAAGATTTCGACCTTCATTTCTAGTGATGTGTAAGCCAGATTTCAATTGCAGCAATGCTGAATATCCACActtttatgttgaaaatttcTCTTGCACAAACAAGGATTTGGATGACGAAGAAGATCTGAG GAAATCCTTTCCCTCTGGCCATTCATCTGTTTCAACATTTGCTATGCTTTATGTAGCA cTGTACCTTCAAAAACGCTTAGAAATTACTACAAGTTTTTTGGTAAAGCCATTTATTCAGCTTCTATTACTCATGTTGGCTGTTTTCATCTGCTTTTCAAGAATTCGAGATTACAAGCATCATTGGGATGATGTTGCAGCAGGCTTTATATTAGGCTTCACAATTTGTCTTGTCATG aTCTTCACTCAAACCgatctgtttaaaaaacaaactcagAATAATATCGAAATTACAAAAGGTTCccaaacataa
- the LOC107450641 gene encoding phospholipid phosphatase 3 isoform X4, which yields MNSQEQKYGTFNPFTMETNARSQNVTLKVCIDVILLSIFASFLALFYHYLTPYRRGFFCDDESILYPKRQETISDQKLWCISVLVPVALIVLTEAYRYYRKTDVTQDNDIYFLGWKVPFMYQRVYVYTGIFLFGIIMAELVANYMKILIGRFRPSFLVMCKPDFNCSNAEYPHFYVENFSCTNKDLDDEEDLRKSFPSGHSSVSTFAMLYVALYLQKRLEITTSFLVKPFIQLLLLMLAVFICFSRIRDYKHHWDDVAAGFILGFTICLVMIFTQTDLFKKQTQNNIEITKGSQT from the exons ATG AACTCTCAAGAACAAAAGTACGGCACATTTAATCC GTTTACTATGGAAACAAATGCGAGGAGTCAAAATGTCACCTTAAAAGTCTGCATAGATGTAATTCTACTTTCAATAT ttgCATCATTTTTAGCCTTGTTTTATCATTACTTAACACCTTATAGAAGAGGATTTTTCTGCGATGATGAGAGCATCTTGTATCCAAAGAGACAAGAAACAATCTCAGACCAAAAACTCTGGTGTATTTCTGTATTAGTTCCTGTAGCATTG aTAGTTTTAACAGAAGCATACAGATATTACAGAAAAACTGACGTAACACAAGacaatgacatttattttttgggaTGGAAAGTTCCATTTATGTACCAGAGAGTGTATGTATATactggaatttttctttttggcaTCATCATGGCAGAATTAGTCGCCAATTACATGAAAATCCTAATTGGAAGATTTCGACCTTCATTTCTAGTGATGTGTAAGCCAGATTTCAATTGCAGCAATGCTGAATATCCACActtttatgttgaaaatttcTCTTGCACAAACAAGGATTTGGATGACGAAGAAGATCTGAG GAAATCCTTTCCCTCTGGCCATTCATCTGTTTCAACATTTGCTATGCTTTATGTAGCA cTGTACCTTCAAAAACGCTTAGAAATTACTACAAGTTTTTTGGTAAAGCCATTTATTCAGCTTCTATTACTCATGTTGGCTGTTTTCATCTGCTTTTCAAGAATTCGAGATTACAAGCATCATTGGGATGATGTTGCAGCAGGCTTTATATTAGGCTTCACAATTTGTCTTGTCATG aTCTTCACTCAAACCgatctgtttaaaaaacaaactcagAATAATATCGAAATTACAAAAGGTTCccaaacataa
- the LOC107450641 gene encoding phospholipid phosphatase 3 isoform X1: MSLEINQIKLSKSHELKMMKEIPEQFTMETNARSQNVTLKVCIDVILLSIFASFLALFYHYLTPYRRGFFCDDESILYPKRQETISDQKLWCISVLVPVALIVLTEAYRYYRKTDVTQDNDIYFLGWKVPFMYQRVYVYTGIFLFGIIMAELVANYMKILIGRFRPSFLVMCKPDFNCSNAEYPHFYVENFSCTNKDLDDEEDLRKSFPSGHSSVSTFAMLYVALYLQKRLEITTSFLVKPFIQLLLLMLAVFICFSRIRDYKHHWDDVAAGFILGFTICLVMIFTQTDLFKKQTQNNIEITKGSQT; encoded by the exons ATGTCGTTggaaattaatcaaattaaacttAGTAAATCTCATG AATTGAAAATGATGAAAGAAATTCCTGAACA GTTTACTATGGAAACAAATGCGAGGAGTCAAAATGTCACCTTAAAAGTCTGCATAGATGTAATTCTACTTTCAATAT ttgCATCATTTTTAGCCTTGTTTTATCATTACTTAACACCTTATAGAAGAGGATTTTTCTGCGATGATGAGAGCATCTTGTATCCAAAGAGACAAGAAACAATCTCAGACCAAAAACTCTGGTGTATTTCTGTATTAGTTCCTGTAGCATTG aTAGTTTTAACAGAAGCATACAGATATTACAGAAAAACTGACGTAACACAAGacaatgacatttattttttgggaTGGAAAGTTCCATTTATGTACCAGAGAGTGTATGTATATactggaatttttctttttggcaTCATCATGGCAGAATTAGTCGCCAATTACATGAAAATCCTAATTGGAAGATTTCGACCTTCATTTCTAGTGATGTGTAAGCCAGATTTCAATTGCAGCAATGCTGAATATCCACActtttatgttgaaaatttcTCTTGCACAAACAAGGATTTGGATGACGAAGAAGATCTGAG GAAATCCTTTCCCTCTGGCCATTCATCTGTTTCAACATTTGCTATGCTTTATGTAGCA cTGTACCTTCAAAAACGCTTAGAAATTACTACAAGTTTTTTGGTAAAGCCATTTATTCAGCTTCTATTACTCATGTTGGCTGTTTTCATCTGCTTTTCAAGAATTCGAGATTACAAGCATCATTGGGATGATGTTGCAGCAGGCTTTATATTAGGCTTCACAATTTGTCTTGTCATG aTCTTCACTCAAACCgatctgtttaaaaaacaaactcagAATAATATCGAAATTACAAAAGGTTCccaaacataa